From a region of the Lactuca sativa cultivar Salinas chromosome 4, Lsat_Salinas_v11, whole genome shotgun sequence genome:
- the LOC111894404 gene encoding uncharacterized protein LOC111894404: MLGDNPNPCKDSLHPVYIVTNIQNKVRVLDGIKVTYSSWVKLFKLHARGYKVLSHIDGTVPPAKTALNYAQRSEIDVIVLQWIYASLSDDRLTRVLENDVIAHQAWEKAKQIFLNNKGSHVAALEQEFTNLTLKSTNSVKSNCHKLKDLANQLSYVENPFFENCLVLQLIRGLPPEYDIAAAYINRTLPD; this comes from the coding sequence ATGCTTGGAGACAACCCAAACCCTTGCAAGGACTCCCTTCATCCGGTGTATATTGTGACAAACATCCAAAACAAGGTTCGAGTCTTGGATGGAATCAAAGTGACTTACTCCTCATGGGTAAAATTGTTTAAACTCCATGCTCGCGGATACAAGGTCTTGTCACATATCGACGGTACTGTGCCGCCAGCCAAGACCGCTCTCAACTATGCACAACGGAGTGAAATTGATGTTATTGTCCTTCAGTGGATCTACGCATCCCTATCTGATGAccgactcactcgagtcctaGAGAACGACGTCATTGCTCATCAAGCATGGGAAAAAGCCAAGCAAATCTTTCTAAATAACAAGGGGTCTCATGTAGCAGCCCTTGAACAAGAATTTACAAACCTCACCCTCAAATCCACGAACTCAGTCAAAAGCAATTGCCATAAGTTGAAAGACCTTGCAAATCAGCTATCATATGTTGAAAATCCGTTCTTTGAAAATTGTCTAGTCCTCCAACTCATCAGAGGTCTTCCACCGGAGTATGATATCGCCGCCGCCTACATCAATCGGACGCTACCTGACTAG
- the LOC128133396 gene encoding uncharacterized mitochondrial protein AtMg00810-like, giving the protein MKIPQGFSKENETRVCRLQKSLYGLKQASRNWYHKFTKFLLSINFHQSKADHSLFLQDHDDSYIAILIYVDDVIITGNNLDRIQQTKTQLDKAFSIKDLGPLKYFLGIEVAKTSDGLVLSQRKYVLDILKDSGMLGCKPSSFPIEQNLKLDRREEEAQVDATQYRRLVGRLLYLQATRPDVTYAVNVLSQFVSDPRHSHMQAMIRVLRYLKGTPGQGILLPRTGEPVLTAFCDSDWLGCPYTRRSRTGYLLMLGGAPISWKTKKQSVVSRSSAEAEYRAMASTVSEVLWVRWLLKDLQVVIDSPTTLFCDNQAARHIANNPVFHERTKHVEMDCFFVRERVASREVVLMKIDSKMQVADLLTKGLGTNQLQFLLGKMGVKNLHAPS; this is encoded by the coding sequence ATGAAAATTCCTCAAGGTTTTTCCAAAGAAAATGAGACTCGTGTCTGTCGTCTACAGAAATCTCTTTACGGGCTAAAGCAAGCCTCTCGAAATTGGTACCACAAGTTTACTAAGTTTCTTTTGAGCATAAATTTTCATCAATCTAAAGCCGATCACTCACTATTTTTACAAGATCATGACGACAGTTACATTGCCATTCTGATTTATGTGGATGACGTCATTATAACTGGAAACAATTTAGACCGAATTCAACAAACAAAAACGCAACTCGACAAAGCCTTCAGTATCAAAGACCTTGGACCTTTAAAGTACTTCCTTGGTATAGAAGTGGCAAAAACTTCCGATGGTTTGGTTTTGAGTCAAAGAAAGTATGTTTTGGACATTCTCAAAGATAGTGGAATGTTGGGGTGTAAACCAAGTTCCTTTCCCATTGAACAAAACTTAAAGCTAGACCGACGAGAAGAAGAAGCTCAAGTTGATGCTACTCAATATCGCAGACTTGTAGGTCGGCTTCTTTATCTCCAAGCTACACGTCCTGATGTTACCTATGCAGTTAATGTGTTGAGTCAATTTGTATCTGATCCACGACATAGTCACatgcaagccatgattcgagtCTTAAGATATCTAAAGGGAACACCGGGGCAAGGAATACTTTTGCCACGAACTGGAGAACCAGTGTTGACAGCTTTCTGCGACTCTGACTGGCTCGGATGCCCATACACGAGACGTTCCAGAACAGGTTACTTACTTATGCTTGGAGGTGCCCCGATTTCTTGGAAAACAAAGAAACAATCAGTTGTGTCGCGTTCTTCCGCTGAAGCTGAATATCGAGCTATGGCCTCCACAGTAAGTGAAGTCTTATGGGTTAGATGGCTCTTAAAAGACTTGCAAGTTGTCATTGACTCGCCAACCACGTTGTTTTGCGATAATCAGGCGGCACGTCATATAGCTAACAATCCAGTGTTTCATGAACGAACAAAACATGTTGAAATGGATTGTTTTTTTGTTCGTGAGAGGGTTGCTTCTCGAGAAGTCGTGTTAATGAAGATTGACAGCAAAATGCAAGTTGCTGACTTGTTGACAAAAGGTCTTGGTACAAATCAACTTCAATTTCTGCTTGGCAAGATGGGCGTTAAGAACCTACACGCTCCATCTTGA